One segment of Gemmatimonadota bacterium DNA contains the following:
- the ggt gene encoding gamma-glutamyltransferase, protein MNHRFKTLAVLFGFILLSATVQTSHAASRNPVVGKKGMAVAVEPLATQIAADILKKGGNAVDAAVGLGLALAVTHPSAGNIGGGGFMVIRLADGTAVAVDYREKAPGKAHARMYLDPDGNRAVNQNVVLTRGDGTSYHPFTNRIHHLAIGVPGTVAGFALALEKYGTMSMAEVIQPAIDLAENGFILTERIARGLNGRKVIFDQIPASKAAMLRSDGEAWQEGDRWIQKDLAETLKLIAQHGHDGFYKGKTAELIEKDMMAGGGMIDRTDLANYQAIVREPIRNTYRGEYEIISMPPPSSGGITMSLMLNILEGYDVGRMGHNASNTLHVMTEAMRRAYAERARHLGDADFVEIPGHLTTKEYAAELRATIDPFFATPSEELGPELTMATEPMETTHYSVVDQWGNGVSNTYTLEGGYGSHIVIAGTGMITNNEMGDFNYQPGVTRNTGQIGTPPNLIEPNKRMLSSMSPTIVTRNGELYLVVGSPGGRTIINTTMQLILNVVDHGMNIQEAVDAPRIHHQWFPDFLRVEGGVGTDVVDALKTKGHNLSSRGWGGGSYRQGDGHSIMVDPETGDRLGAPDPRIEGAAFGH, encoded by the coding sequence ATGAACCATCGATTCAAGACCCTGGCCGTTCTGTTCGGCTTCATCCTTCTGTCCGCGACCGTTCAAACTTCCCATGCGGCCTCGCGCAATCCGGTTGTCGGCAAGAAGGGCATGGCGGTGGCCGTCGAACCCCTGGCCACGCAGATCGCCGCGGACATCCTCAAGAAGGGTGGTAACGCGGTGGACGCGGCCGTGGGACTGGGGCTGGCCCTGGCGGTGACCCATCCTTCCGCCGGCAACATCGGCGGCGGGGGCTTCATGGTCATCCGCCTGGCGGACGGTACGGCCGTGGCCGTCGACTACAGGGAAAAGGCGCCCGGGAAGGCCCATGCCCGGATGTACCTGGATCCGGACGGTAACCGGGCCGTGAACCAGAACGTCGTCCTCACCCGCGGCGACGGCACCTCCTATCATCCCTTCACCAACCGGATCCACCACCTGGCCATCGGCGTCCCGGGCACCGTCGCGGGATTCGCCCTGGCCCTCGAGAAGTACGGCACCATGTCCATGGCGGAGGTTATCCAGCCCGCCATCGATCTCGCCGAGAACGGTTTTATCCTGACGGAACGCATCGCCCGGGGACTGAACGGCCGCAAGGTCATTTTCGACCAGATCCCCGCGAGCAAGGCGGCCATGCTGCGCAGCGACGGCGAAGCCTGGCAGGAAGGCGACCGCTGGATCCAGAAAGACCTGGCGGAAACCCTGAAGCTTATCGCGCAACACGGTCACGACGGCTTTTACAAGGGAAAAACCGCCGAGCTGATCGAGAAGGACATGATGGCCGGCGGCGGCATGATCGACCGGACCGACCTGGCCAACTACCAGGCGATCGTCAGGGAACCCATACGCAACACCTACCGCGGGGAATACGAGATCATCTCCATGCCCCCGCCGAGTTCGGGCGGCATCACCATGTCGCTGATGCTCAATATACTCGAAGGGTACGATGTGGGCCGGATGGGCCATAACGCGTCCAACACCCTTCACGTCATGACCGAAGCCATGCGCAGGGCCTACGCCGAACGCGCCCGCCACCTGGGAGACGCGGACTTCGTCGAGATACCGGGACATCTCACGACGAAGGAGTACGCCGCGGAGCTTCGGGCCACGATCGATCCCTTCTTCGCCACGCCCAGCGAGGAACTGGGACCTGAACTGACCATGGCAACGGAGCCCATGGAAACAACCCATTATTCCGTCGTCGACCAGTGGGGCAACGGCGTATCGAACACCTATACGCTTGAGGGCGGGTACGGCTCCCACATCGTCATCGCGGGAACGGGCATGATCACGAACAACGAGATGGGCGATTTCAATTACCAACCGGGGGTCACCCGAAACACCGGACAGATCGGCACGCCGCCGAACCTCATCGAACCGAACAAGCGGATGCTGAGTTCGATGTCGCCGACCATCGTTACGCGCAACGGCGAACTGTACCTGGTAGTGGGCAGCCCCGGGGGACGCACGATCATCAATACGACCATGCAGCTGATCCTGAATGTCGTCGATCACGGCATGAACATCCAGGAAGCAGTCGACGCGCCGCGCATCCACCACCAGTGGTTCCCGGACTTCCTACGCGTGGAAGGCGGAGTGGGGACCGACGTCGTCGACGCCCTGAAGACGAAGGGGCATAATCTCAGCAGTCGCGGATGGGGGGGCGGATCATACCGCCAGGGAGACGGCCACAGTATCATGGTGGACCCCGAAACCGGCGATCGGCTGGGCGCCCCGGACCCCAGGATCGAAGGCGCTGCATTCGGACATTAG
- a CDS encoding alanine--glyoxylate aminotransferase family protein: protein MRKHYRLMIPGPIEVSPDVLAHMSDPLTAHYGDRWVEIWRKTVSNLQRVIGTEGDVFPLVGSGHTANDVVMNSLFNPGDRILTLDNGLFGKRLDDLARAFGLDSVVSKKPWGVPFEATDIHEAAAANPGLKAVFMVHGETSTGVANPVHELAAAAREHGMLVLVDTIASVGGEQYLMDAWDIDVTVCASQKALGAPPGLALVAVSDRAWDAMKDRLEPRGFMADLQNLRHFAETQADVHPHPGTMPVNNFVALIRSTDDILEEGLEACWTRHRKVARVVREGVRAMGLEVMAEERAACVNMTVILSEDRFKPVAFSDFMKAEYGMHVGLGLGDYVNRTIRVGHMAHNANLEAVTPFLVGLEQYLRRQGFDVERGACLAGLD, encoded by the coding sequence ATGCGCAAACACTACCGCCTGATGATCCCCGGCCCCATCGAAGTCAGCCCCGACGTGCTCGCCCACATGAGCGATCCCCTCACCGCACATTACGGCGACCGATGGGTCGAAATCTGGCGCAAGACCGTATCCAATCTCCAGCGCGTGATCGGGACGGAAGGCGACGTTTTCCCGCTCGTGGGATCGGGCCACACGGCCAACGATGTGGTGATGAACAGCCTGTTCAATCCCGGCGACCGGATTCTGACCCTGGACAACGGCCTCTTCGGCAAGCGACTGGACGATCTCGCAAGGGCTTTCGGGCTGGATTCGGTGGTGTCGAAGAAACCCTGGGGCGTGCCCTTCGAGGCGACGGACATCCACGAGGCAGCCGCGGCGAATCCAGGTCTGAAGGCGGTCTTCATGGTGCACGGGGAAACGTCGACAGGCGTAGCCAACCCGGTGCATGAACTGGCCGCCGCCGCCCGGGAACACGGCATGCTCGTCCTGGTGGATACCATCGCTTCCGTGGGCGGCGAGCAGTACCTGATGGACGCCTGGGACATCGACGTGACGGTGTGCGCCTCCCAGAAGGCCCTGGGCGCGCCGCCGGGCCTGGCCCTCGTGGCCGTGAGCGACCGGGCCTGGGACGCCATGAAAGACCGGCTGGAGCCCCGTGGGTTCATGGCCGACCTGCAGAACCTGCGCCACTTCGCCGAGACCCAGGCCGACGTCCATCCCCATCCCGGCACCATGCCCGTCAACAACTTCGTCGCCTTGATCAGAAGCACGGACGATATCCTGGAAGAGGGGCTCGAGGCCTGCTGGACCCGGCACCGCAAGGTCGCCCGTGTGGTGCGGGAAGGCGTGCGCGCCATGGGTCTCGAGGTCATGGCCGAGGAACGGGCCGCCTGCGTCAACATGACGGTCATCCTGTCGGAAGACCGGTTCAAGCCCGTCGCTTTTTCCGATTTCATGAAGGCCGAGTACGGCATGCATGTCGGCCTGGGCCTGGGCGACTACGTGAACCGGACCATACGCGTGGGCCACATGGCGCACAACGCCAACCTGGAGGCCGTCACGCCCTTCCTCGTCGGACTGGAGCAGTACCTGCGCCGCCAGGGATTCGACGTGGAGCGCGGCGCGTGCCTGGCCGGCCTGGACTGA
- a CDS encoding NIPSNAP family protein, protein MIYEERIYKVMPGRVPDILDRFTNHAVPLFEKHGMKLVGFWQTAVGPSNHEVTYLLAFDDANHRDRAWAAFMADPAWIKAKADSERNGVLVAEVANRILTPVPFSPLQ, encoded by the coding sequence ATGATCTACGAAGAGCGGATCTACAAAGTCATGCCCGGCCGCGTGCCGGATATACTGGACCGGTTCACGAACCATGCCGTGCCCCTCTTCGAGAAACACGGTATGAAGCTGGTCGGTTTCTGGCAGACCGCGGTAGGCCCGAGCAACCACGAGGTCACCTACCTGCTGGCCTTTGACGACGCGAACCACCGCGACCGGGCCTGGGCGGCTTTCATGGCCGATCCCGCATGGATCAAGGCTAAGGCCGACAGCGAAAGGAACGGCGTGCTGGTCGCCGAGGTGGCCAACCGGATCCTGACGCCGGTTCCCTTTTCTCCCCTGCAATAG
- a CDS encoding amino acid permease, translating to MAKTQRLRKELRFSEVYAVATGTTLSAGFFLLPGLAAMEAGPSLVLAYLLATLPLIPAMLCIVELATAMPRAGGVYYFVDRSLGSYAGLITGIGTWLALILKVTFALVGMGAYIALFFPGLPQLPVALALAAGLGAVNYFGAARSGRLQIYLVMALLLLLAGFVGGGVPTLDAVAFEGLFDVELTTLMGTAGLVYISYVGVTKVASLAEEIEKPEKTLPRGVFLALATAVAVYALGTAVMVGVIPIERLAGDLTPAATAAGILYGWWGSLLLSVAALLAFVSVANAGILSASRYPLAMSRDRLLPIGMSQVTAKGVPVHSLIVTVGSILVILLTLDPVGIAKLASAFQLVVFAVVCLAVVVMRESRIAEYDPGYHSPWYPWMHIAGMILPFLVIWQMGWPAILFIVGFIAAGTLWYFYYARFRADRNGAIYHIFERLGRSRYQGLDRELRGILKEKGLRDEDPFEDMITRCQPVDLEEKVDFERVIAVAAEKLSPRIGLSVDEINDRFMQQADAGGTPVAEGVMMRHFRMQDIALPELVLVRSFEGVRVDNTSPVSGTLSSDEIYAFFFLVSPAEHTALHLRMLARIAERADDVNFGLVWIAAVDEHALRDIFLRSDRYLTVPVLPQSPASGLIGVPVSEMEIPGGCRIVWIRHFDEVIVPTGDTVIRSGDLLTVIGDPGDLDAFRRMYHD from the coding sequence ATGGCGAAAACACAGCGCCTCAGGAAGGAACTGCGGTTCTCCGAAGTCTACGCCGTCGCGACGGGCACCACGTTGAGCGCGGGCTTCTTTCTGCTGCCCGGCCTCGCGGCGATGGAGGCCGGACCATCCCTCGTACTGGCCTACCTGCTGGCGACCCTTCCCCTCATCCCGGCCATGCTCTGCATCGTGGAACTGGCCACCGCCATGCCACGCGCGGGCGGCGTGTACTACTTCGTCGACCGTTCCCTGGGATCTTACGCCGGACTGATTACGGGGATCGGGACCTGGCTGGCGCTCATCCTCAAGGTTACCTTCGCCCTGGTGGGCATGGGCGCCTACATCGCCCTTTTCTTCCCGGGCCTGCCCCAGCTGCCCGTGGCCCTGGCGCTTGCAGCGGGCCTCGGCGCGGTGAACTACTTCGGCGCCGCGAGGAGCGGCCGCCTGCAGATCTACCTGGTGATGGCCCTGCTCCTGCTGCTGGCCGGTTTTGTCGGCGGCGGGGTCCCGACACTGGATGCCGTTGCGTTCGAGGGCCTCTTCGACGTCGAGCTCACCACGCTCATGGGGACGGCGGGACTGGTCTACATCAGCTACGTAGGTGTGACCAAGGTCGCCAGTCTCGCGGAAGAAATCGAAAAACCGGAAAAGACCCTTCCCCGGGGCGTATTCCTGGCCCTGGCCACCGCCGTCGCAGTGTACGCCCTCGGCACGGCGGTCATGGTGGGCGTCATTCCCATCGAACGCCTTGCGGGCGACCTGACGCCGGCGGCGACGGCGGCCGGCATCCTGTACGGCTGGTGGGGAAGCCTGCTCCTCTCCGTGGCGGCCCTGCTCGCCTTCGTCTCCGTGGCGAACGCGGGCATCCTGAGCGCTTCCCGCTATCCGCTGGCGATGAGCCGGGACCGCCTGCTGCCCATCGGAATGAGCCAGGTAACCGCCAAGGGCGTGCCGGTCCACTCGCTGATCGTTACGGTGGGAAGCATCCTCGTTATCCTGCTGACCCTCGACCCCGTGGGCATCGCCAAGCTGGCGAGCGCCTTTCAACTCGTCGTTTTCGCCGTCGTGTGCCTCGCGGTCGTCGTGATGCGGGAAAGCCGCATTGCCGAGTACGACCCGGGATACCACTCGCCCTGGTACCCCTGGATGCACATCGCGGGCATGATTCTGCCCTTCCTGGTGATCTGGCAGATGGGTTGGCCGGCCATCCTTTTCATCGTCGGATTCATCGCCGCCGGGACCCTGTGGTATTTCTACTACGCGCGGTTCAGGGCGGACCGCAACGGCGCGATCTACCACATCTTCGAGCGGCTCGGCCGGTCGCGTTACCAGGGGCTGGACCGGGAACTGCGCGGGATCCTGAAGGAAAAAGGGCTCCGGGACGAAGACCCCTTTGAAGACATGATCACCCGGTGCCAGCCGGTCGATCTGGAAGAGAAAGTCGATTTCGAACGGGTTATCGCCGTCGCGGCGGAAAAGCTGTCGCCCAGAATCGGGCTTTCAGTCGATGAAATCAATGACAGGTTCATGCAGCAGGCCGATGCGGGCGGCACGCCGGTCGCCGAAGGCGTGATGATGCGCCATTTTCGCATGCAGGATATCGCCCTGCCGGAACTGGTACTCGTCCGCTCATTCGAAGGCGTGCGGGTAGACAATACAAGTCCCGTGTCCGGCACACTGAGTTCCGACGAAATTTACGCGTTTTTCTTCCTGGTCAGCCCCGCGGAGCACACCGCGCTGCATTTGCGCATGCTGGCCCGGATCGCGGAACGGGCCGATGACGTGAACTTCGGCCTGGTGTGGATCGCCGCGGTGGACGAACACGCCCTTCGCGACATCTTCCTGCGGAGCGACCGGTACCTGACCGTCCCGGTCCTTCCCCAGTCGCCCGCAAGCGGCCTGATCGGAGTGCCCGTATCGGAAATGGAAATCCCGGGAGGATGCCGGATCGTGTGGATACGCCATTTCGACGAGGTGATCGTTCCCACGGGCGACACCGTGATCAGGTCCGGCGATCTATTGACCGTTATCGGAGATCCCGGGGACTTGGACGCCTTCCGGCGGATGTACCACGACTAG
- a CDS encoding amidohydrolase family protein has translation MVYRFMPNILPATASMARCDAPRGFSLILSWTSRGSSSPTPFTGLSAVPLTICAAASQAGVPISVTPAPPSMVLRRKLRRFMSCASAIIASVFDGDLIGCDLVANVLMKPCNVKVSFGLEKDARWGYTEPVSYESQFPPQPRGTSMSVPDYQDFDRSFWDEELADFVPETVYDMHVHMWSERHRGKLPPDPTGLRVEIDYQDHLAWAEKLYPGRRMHYLVLGTPIPGGIDTEGHNDWMAGEMKQDPESAINMMVTPDMTPEYVAAQVKRHGFLGLKPYRTFAPDPTHCRIRDFLPESFIEVAHDLGLAITMHMSKPEGPADADNQRDLADYTKRYPRAQWILAHCARAFNCFMMERAIHFLTDLPNIWYDTSAVNDLYSQYLLMKHEDRSRVMFGSDNVVAGCARGKYVTYGRAWTYYEGTTETTPHCDSRATLVIYEQLRQEKQVADMLGLTSQEIEDHFSGNARRFLRQVRGQQDWR, from the coding sequence ATGGTATACCGGTTCATGCCGAACATCTTGCCCGCCACCGCCTCGATGGCCCGGTGCGACGCGCCGAGGGGGTTCTCGTTGATACTGAGCTGGACGAGCAGGGGGTCGTCGAGTCCCACGCCGTTCACGGGGCTGTCTGCGGTGCCGTTGACCATCTGTGCCGCCGCTTCCCAGGCCGGCGTGCCCATCAGCGTGACGCCCGCGCCGCCGAGCATGGTGCTGCGCAGGAAACTGCGCCGGTTCATGTCTTGTGCTTCAGCCATAATTGCCTCCGTCTTCGATGGCGATCTGATTGGATGTGATCTAGTGGCAAATGTGCTTATGAAACCGTGCAATGTCAAAGTTTCTTTTGGCCTTGAAAAGGATGCGCGATGGGGGTACACTGAACCAGTCTCATACGAATCGCAGTTTCCCCCGCAACCGCGAGGAACCTCCATGAGCGTACCAGATTATCAGGATTTCGATCGTAGTTTCTGGGACGAGGAACTGGCCGATTTCGTGCCGGAAACCGTCTACGACATGCACGTGCACATGTGGTCGGAACGGCATCGCGGCAAGCTTCCCCCGGACCCCACGGGGCTTCGGGTGGAGATCGACTACCAGGACCACCTGGCCTGGGCGGAGAAGCTGTATCCGGGCCGCAGGATGCACTACCTGGTCCTCGGCACGCCGATCCCCGGCGGGATCGACACGGAAGGGCACAACGACTGGATGGCCGGGGAGATGAAGCAGGACCCCGAATCGGCGATCAACATGATGGTCACACCCGACATGACGCCGGAATACGTGGCCGCCCAGGTGAAAAGACACGGCTTCCTGGGCCTCAAACCCTACCGGACCTTCGCGCCTGATCCCACCCACTGCCGCATCCGGGACTTCCTGCCCGAGTCCTTCATCGAGGTGGCCCATGACCTGGGACTGGCCATCACCATGCATATGTCCAAGCCGGAGGGACCGGCGGACGCCGACAACCAGCGGGATCTCGCCGATTACACGAAGCGCTATCCCCGCGCACAGTGGATCCTAGCCCACTGCGCCCGGGCTTTCAACTGCTTCATGATGGAGCGCGCCATCCACTTTCTCACGGACCTGCCCAACATCTGGTACGATACGTCGGCCGTGAACGACCTCTACTCCCAGTACCTGCTGATGAAGCACGAGGACCGGTCGCGGGTCATGTTCGGTTCGGACAACGTGGTGGCGGGTTGCGCCCGGGGCAAATATGTCACCTACGGGCGGGCGTGGACCTACTACGAGGGCACGACGGAAACGACACCCCACTGCGATTCCAGGGCGACGCTGGTCATCTACGAGCAGCTACGGCAGGAGAAGCAGGTGGCGGACATGCTGGGTCTGACGTCGCAGGAGATCGAGGACCATTTCTCCGGCAACGCCAGAAGGTTCCTGCGGCAGGTCCGCGGACAGCAGGACTGGCGGTAA
- a CDS encoding aminotransferase class I/II-fold pyridoxal phosphate-dependent enzyme codes for MEVPRGCGGNCDSYETGSVYPHRASFSRPKETLTLHGFISTFATRSHPIRSPSKTEAIMAEAQDMNRRSFLRSTMLGGAGVTLMGTPAWEAAAQMVNGTADSPVNGVGLDDPLLVQLSINENPLGASHRAIEAVAGKMFGMNRYTMHNELEEALAGHHGVDPESVVLGVGSSEILLTATLAAFWNNPGNAVTAFPSYRSIPRTAEELGQAVKQVPLTGDWQIDLPAISAAVDDNTRIVSICNPNNPTGQLLDPAELERTIRAVPNDVIVCVDEAYIQFVDDPAYPSTISLTKEVENLLVSRTFSKAYGLGGMRVGYGVAHPALLERMQRFSIGLLNKNTLSIVAAMAALKDQQHVQRTVQIVREGKAFLYEELEAMGYSPLRTQTIFVTVEVGPNLETLLDRLWEKKVRVRQAFDMEGFMRISVGLPRENEAFISAFKRERSAL; via the coding sequence ATGGAGGTTCCTCGCGGTTGCGGGGGAAACTGCGATTCGTATGAGACTGGTTCAGTGTACCCCCATCGCGCATCCTTTTCAAGGCCAAAAGAAACTTTGACATTGCACGGTTTCATAAGCACATTTGCCACTAGATCACATCCAATCAGATCGCCATCGAAGACGGAGGCAATTATGGCTGAAGCACAAGACATGAACCGGCGCAGTTTCCTGCGCAGCACCATGCTCGGCGGCGCGGGCGTCACGCTGATGGGCACGCCGGCCTGGGAAGCGGCGGCACAGATGGTCAACGGCACCGCAGACAGCCCCGTGAACGGCGTGGGACTCGACGACCCCCTGCTCGTCCAGCTCAGTATCAACGAGAACCCCCTCGGCGCGTCGCACCGGGCCATCGAGGCGGTGGCGGGCAAGATGTTCGGCATGAACCGGTATACCATGCACAACGAGCTCGAAGAAGCCCTGGCGGGTCACCACGGAGTCGACCCCGAGTCGGTCGTCCTGGGCGTGGGCTCGTCGGAAATCCTGCTGACCGCGACATTGGCGGCTTTCTGGAACAATCCGGGAAACGCGGTCACGGCCTTCCCGTCCTATAGGTCCATTCCGAGGACGGCCGAGGAACTCGGACAGGCCGTCAAGCAGGTTCCGCTGACCGGGGACTGGCAAATCGATCTGCCGGCCATATCGGCAGCGGTAGACGATAACACCCGCATCGTCAGCATCTGCAATCCCAACAACCCCACCGGCCAGCTCCTCGATCCCGCCGAGTTGGAACGAACGATCCGGGCGGTACCGAACGACGTCATCGTCTGCGTGGACGAGGCGTATATCCAGTTCGTCGACGATCCCGCATATCCGTCCACGATTTCCCTGACGAAGGAAGTCGAGAACCTGCTGGTGTCCCGGACCTTCTCAAAGGCCTACGGATTGGGTGGCATGCGGGTCGGTTACGGCGTGGCCCATCCCGCCCTGCTGGAGCGCATGCAGCGATTCAGCATCGGCCTGCTCAACAAGAACACCCTGTCGATCGTGGCCGCGATGGCCGCGCTGAAGGACCAGCAGCACGTCCAGCGTACCGTGCAAATTGTCCGCGAGGGGAAGGCATTTCTCTACGAGGAACTGGAGGCCATGGGATACAGCCCCCTGCGCACGCAGACCATCTTCGTCACCGTCGAGGTCGGTCCCAACCTGGAGACCCTCCTGGACCGCCTGTGGGAGAAGAAGGTCCGGGTTCGCCAGGCCTTCGACATGGAAGGCTTCATGCGCATATCCGTCGGCCTGCCCCGCGAGAACGAGGCCTTCATATCCGCCTTCAAGCGGGAACGCAGCGCGTTGTAG
- a CDS encoding phytanoyl-CoA dioxygenase family protein, with protein MVGDEQIRIFQERGWLVVEDVYGPEEADSVARLAVETADSMEVEESMEGYLLDRSETGETAPRKIDSPYLRNPIFRDFALDGRLRDILLQLTGEEPLLKSDQLFMKPPRFGSEKPYHQDNFYFRCTPGGHVITAWIALDDVDEENGCLRYISGSHKKGIIDHVEVPGQPYNLAPPDDLIDWDKEASAPVHKGGVVFHHSETLHSSRRNTSDRWRRGYATHWVTASVTTETDNLEGAYFRGDDYAEHVRAVDQRKDGATEVGTTVRS; from the coding sequence ATGGTTGGTGACGAACAGATCCGGATATTCCAGGAGCGGGGATGGTTGGTCGTCGAGGATGTCTACGGTCCCGAAGAGGCCGACTCGGTGGCCCGATTGGCCGTGGAAACGGCGGATTCCATGGAAGTTGAGGAATCCATGGAGGGCTACCTGCTGGACCGATCCGAAACAGGCGAGACCGCTCCGCGCAAGATCGACAGTCCCTACCTGCGGAATCCGATATTCCGCGATTTCGCTTTGGATGGCCGGCTCCGGGACATCCTCCTGCAGCTCACAGGTGAAGAACCCCTGCTCAAGAGCGACCAACTCTTCATGAAACCGCCGCGGTTCGGGTCGGAGAAACCTTACCACCAGGACAACTTCTATTTCCGGTGCACACCGGGCGGACACGTCATCACGGCCTGGATCGCCCTCGACGACGTGGACGAGGAGAACGGCTGTCTCAGGTACATCTCAGGTTCGCACAAGAAGGGCATCATCGACCACGTGGAGGTCCCCGGCCAACCCTACAACCTAGCGCCTCCCGACGACCTGATCGACTGGGACAAGGAAGCCTCAGCGCCGGTGCACAAAGGCGGCGTGGTCTTCCACCACTCGGAAACGCTCCACTCCTCGCGCCGCAACACGTCGGACCGCTGGAGGCGCGGCTACGCGACGCACTGGGTTACCGCGTCGGTCACGACCGAAACGGACAATCTTGAGGGTGCCTACTTCCGGGGCGACGATTATGCGGAACACGTGCGTGCAGTCGATCAGCGGAAGGACGGCGCGACAGAAGTTGGGACTACGGTACGAAGCTAA
- a CDS encoding ImmA/IrrE family metallo-endopeptidase, which yields MTTELIGRRIKALREERGLSQESVANLFGFSDRQTVSAIETGTRRVTAEELLLAVERLGAPLEYFTDPFLLAGDGRFSWRQTGVEVERLKACEQSAGRWIGAYRTLAPQVGYETPLMRRALGLTRRARFEDAMAAGERFVTEFDLGEVPAARLMEVMERELGILVLMIDTEHGISGAACRLPELDAVLIARREVVGRRHFDLAHELFHILTWDAMPPEHSEDAIETGGNRAEQLTNNFAAAVLMPTAILARFGSWSDLTEDKLIRKLHLVANEFRVTASALRWRLVALGELKPAVARSLPDAILRNNRSEKAENGTPALFSRPFMKVLGLAIERGLVSVRSVAGLLDLSVEDLVDLFAAHDVQCAIEL from the coding sequence ATGACGACTGAGCTTATCGGCAGGCGGATAAAGGCATTGCGCGAGGAACGCGGGCTATCTCAGGAAAGCGTAGCGAACCTATTCGGCTTCTCGGATCGGCAGACGGTATCGGCTATCGAGACGGGCACGAGACGCGTGACGGCGGAGGAACTGCTGCTCGCCGTCGAAAGACTGGGGGCACCGCTCGAGTACTTTACCGACCCGTTTCTGCTGGCTGGCGACGGACGCTTCTCCTGGCGCCAGACAGGTGTCGAAGTTGAACGGCTCAAGGCCTGTGAACAGAGCGCCGGTCGCTGGATCGGCGCGTACCGCACACTGGCGCCGCAGGTCGGATACGAAACCCCGCTGATGCGGCGCGCGCTCGGTCTCACCCGCCGTGCACGTTTCGAGGACGCCATGGCGGCCGGCGAGCGGTTCGTCACCGAGTTTGACCTGGGTGAAGTCCCCGCCGCGCGCCTCATGGAAGTCATGGAACGCGAACTCGGCATCCTGGTCCTCATGATAGACACCGAGCACGGCATCTCGGGCGCGGCCTGCCGCCTGCCCGAACTCGACGCGGTGCTGATTGCACGACGTGAAGTCGTCGGACGCCGCCACTTCGATCTCGCCCATGAGTTGTTTCACATACTGACCTGGGATGCGATGCCACCCGAACACTCCGAGGATGCGATAGAGACCGGAGGCAACCGTGCCGAGCAACTCACCAACAACTTCGCGGCGGCGGTTCTGATGCCGACCGCCATCCTGGCGAGATTCGGTAGTTGGTCGGACCTCACTGAAGATAAGTTGATCCGGAAACTACACCTGGTGGCGAACGAGTTTCGCGTGACGGCCTCGGCACTGAGATGGCGGCTGGTCGCACTCGGTGAATTGAAACCTGCGGTCGCGCGGTCCCTCCCGGATGCGATATTACGCAACAACAGATCAGAAAAGGCTGAGAACGGCACGCCAGCCCTGTTCTCGAGACCGTTCATGAAGGTACTCGGTCTTGCGATCGAGAGGGGCTTAGTCTCGGTACGTAGTGTCGCTGGATTGCTCGACCTCAGTGTCGAGGACCTCGTGGATCTCTTCGCAGCACATGACGTCCAATGCGCAATCGAACTGTGA